A window of the Henckelia pumila isolate YLH828 chromosome 3, ASM3356847v2, whole genome shotgun sequence genome harbors these coding sequences:
- the LOC140890565 gene encoding probable indole-3-pyruvate monooxygenase YUCCA5, with the protein MLSFSDQYKSCSPRCVWVNGPVIVGAGPSGLAVAAGLKEEGVPFVILDRADCIASLWQKRTYDRLKLHLPKQFCQLPKFPFPEDYPEYPSKKQFVDYLESYAASFDINPQFNESVESAKYDESCCLWRVKTVTGDGGEVEYICQWLVVATGENAERLVPEIEGLNEFGGEVIHACDYKSGESYRGKKVLVVGCGNSGMEISLDLCNHEAKPAMVVRNSVHVLPREMFGKSTFELAMFLLKWLPLWLVDKVLLVLTWMILGDIERFGLKRPSVGPLELKNSRGKTPVLDIGALEKIRSGDIQVVPGIKTFSCAQVELVNGEKLELDSVVLATGYCSNVPYWLQETEFFSKNGFPKAPFPNSWKGKSGLYAVGFTRRGISGSSADALKIAQDIGNVWKDDLKKKKQKVPTHRRCISTF; encoded by the exons ATGTTGAGTTTTTCAGACCAATACAAGTCCTGTTCCCCCAGATGTGTGTGGGTGAACGGCCCTGTCATCGTCGGCGCAGGGCCTTCGGGGCTGGCGGTAGCCGCCGGCTTGAAAGAAGAGGGCGTGCCATTTGTGATTCTTGATAGAGCAGATTGCATCGCATCTTTGTGGCAGAAGCGAACTTATGATCGCCTCAAGCTTCATCTCCCCAAGCAATTCTGCCAACTCCCTAAATTCCCATTCCCCGAGGACTACCCCGAGTACCCCTCCAAGAAACAGTTTGTGGACTACCTGGAATCATACGCCGCCTCTTTCGACATAAACCCGCAGTTCAACGAGAGCGTGGAGTCGGCTAAGTACGATGAATCTTGCTGTTTGTGGAGGGTAAAAACCGTGACTGGCGATGGAGGTGAGGTTGAGTATATTTGCCAATGGCTGGTGGTGGCCACGGGGGAGAATGCTGAGCGTTTGGTGCCGGAGATTGAGGGGTTGAATGAATTTGGCGGAGAAGTGATTCACGCCTGTGATTACAAGTCCGGGGAAAGTTACAGAGGGAAGAAGGTTCTTGTAGTGGGCTGTGGGAATTCGGGCATGGAGATTTCTCTTGATCTTTGTAACCATGAAGCCAAGCCTGCCATGGTTGTTCGAAACTCG GTTCATGTATTGCCAAGAGAGATGTTTGGGAAGTCCACATTTGAGCTGGCTATGTTTCTGCTAAAATGGCTGCCTTTATGGTTGGTGGACAAAGTTTTGCTTGTTTTGACGTGGATGATTCTCGGAGACATCGAGAGATTCGGGCTGAAACGGCCCTCCGTCGGGCCGCTGGAACTGAAGAACAGTCGGGGGAAAACTCCAGTTCTAGACATTGGTGCATTGGAGAAAATCAGATCAGGAGATATACAAGTTGTCCCTGGAATCAAAACATTTTCGTGTGCTCAAGTCGAGCTTGTCAATGGCGAAAAGCTCGAATTGGACTCGGTTGTCTTGGCTACTGGATACTGCAGCAACGTCCCTTACTGGCTACAG GAAACCGAGTTCTTTTCCAAGAATGGCTTCCCAAAGGCGCCATTTCCGAATAGCTGGAAAGGAAAATCCGGGCTCTATGCTGTTGGATTCACAAGAAGAGGGATCTCTGGTTCTTCTGCTGACGCCCTTAAAATAGCTCAAGATATCGGGAATGTATGGAAAGACgatttgaagaagaaaaagcAAAAAGTCCCTACTCATAGAAGATGCATTTCGACCTTCTAG
- the LOC140892395 gene encoding monothiol glutaredoxin-S10-like has protein sequence MMASMAGTILLPIQGFESISYVSPPWSSRVPIHLSNHYARSIATSCRTISRNEKPIKFRVVCSATFGSRLEESVRKTIGENPVVVYSKTWCSYSLEVKSLFKRLGVDPLVVELDKLGPQGPQLQKTLLRLTGQHTVPNVFIGGKHIGGCTDTVRLHRKGELKPLLSKIYATKAES, from the exons ATGATGGCATCAATGGCGGGCACGATTCTCCTGCCGATTCAAGGATTCGAATCCATTTCTTATGTCTCCCCTCCGTGGTCTTCTCGTGTACCAATTCACTTGTCAAATCACTATGCCCGCAGTATCGCTACATCTTGCAGAACCATATCGAGAAATGAGAAGCCGATCAAGTTCCGGGTCGTTTGTTCCGCTACGTTCGGATCGCGGTTGGAGGAATCAGTGAGGAAGACAATTGGAGAAAACCCAGTTGTGGTTTACTCCAAGACTTGGTGTTC GTACTCTTTGGAAGTGAAGTCTTTGTTTAAGAGACTAGGTGTGGATCCTCTTGTTGTTGAATTGGACAAATTAG GTCCTCAAGGGCCACAACTACAGAAAACTTTACTAAGGCTTACTGGACAACACACTGTTCCCAATGTATTTATAG GGGGAAAGCATATTGGCGGTTGTACAG ATACTGTCAGGCTACACCGCAAAGGTGAACTAAAGCCTTTGCTATCGAAAATCTATGCCACGAAAGCAGAGAGCTAG
- the LOC140888772 gene encoding uncharacterized protein, which translates to MESLHFVEYSGKTIETTVTNKASVAENWLRNMMRSWDRNAGLENKIVGIDCKCFPPLNPADSSIFANKIATLQLCMDTKCLVLQLPHMDYVPAQCFLQNLLANSGAITLVGVEVEKMWHKITSDYGLEYSRHDCKVVDVHLLAKAWFPMSYRGRPSLKALAYGVAGLSKRKSTVGEYYNRHGADWGSKILDQELVQQACVDAYVSYAIAHTLLKDP; encoded by the coding sequence ATGGAATCTCTTCATTTTGTGGAATACTCTGGCAAAACCATTGAAACCACAGTGACTAACAAGGCCTCAGTAGCCGAAAATTGGCTGCGCAATATGATGAGATCTTGGGACCGAAACGCTGGACTGGAAAACAAAATCGTTGGCATAGATTGCAAGTGTTTTCCTCCCCTGAACCCAGCCGACTCGTCGATATTCGCCAACAAAATCGCGACGCTGCAACTGTGCATGGACACCAAGTGCCTTGTACTCCAACTCCCACACATGGATTATGTTCCCGCGCAGTGCTTCCTCCAGAACTTGCTCGCCAATTCCGGTGCCATCACCTTGGTTGGAGTTGAAGTAGAGAAGATGTGGCACAAGATAACGAGTGATTATGGATTGGAGTACTCGAGACATGACTGTAAAGTGGTGGATGTGCATTTGCTGGCCAAGGCATGGTTCCCCATGAGCTATAGAGGCAGGCCTAGCCTGAAAGCTCTCGCATATGGGGTTGCGGGACTGTCCAAGAGGAAGAGCACCGTAGGTGAATATTATAATCGTCATGGTGCCGATTGGGGATCGAAGATTCTAGACCAGGAGCTGGTTCAGCAGGCTTGCGTGGACGCCTACGTGTCTTACGCCATTGCTCATACTCTGTTAAAAGATCCATAA
- the LOC140888773 gene encoding 3'-5' exonuclease-like, producing MASKYSVSFSDAVIETTVTDKGATVHEWVTQLLQSTNVGDKIIVGLDCEWKPTFSSFTSNKTATLQLCVGTKTLIVQLFYVDFIPRSLEDFLCGPNVTVVGVEVEDDVPKLRAEYGLRCGSSADIQAKAMARWPVVFMRKPGLKALARRLVGLHMEKPIHVCRSNWESRILSLEQVQYACIDAYASYKIGHYLLINGAGA from the coding sequence ATGGCATCAAAGTATTCGGTTTCATTCTCAGACGCTGTCATTGAAACGACGGTGACCGACAAGGGAGCCACCGTGCACGAATGGGTGACGCAGTTATTACAGTCAACAAACGTCGGAGACAAGATCATCGTGGGGCTCGACTGCGAATGGAAGCCTACTTTTTCCAGCTTCACCAGCAATAAAACGGCGACGCTTCAGCTATGCGTCGGCACGAAAACGCTAATCGTCCAGCTTTTTTACGTAGATTTCATCCCTCGGTCTCTCGAGGATTTCCTCTGCGGTCCCAACGTCACTGTTGTCGGGGTTGAAGTCGAAGACGACGTGCCGAAACTGCGGGCGGAGTATGGGTTGCGCTGCGGCAGCTCAGCCGACATCCAAGCCAAAGCCATGGCGAGGTGGCCGGTGGTTTTCATGCGGAAACCGGGGCTGAAGGCGCTGGCCAGACGCTTGGTGGGTTTGCACATGGAAAAGCCGATACATGTGTGCCGCAGCAACTGGGAGTCGAGGATTCTGAGCTTGGAGCAGGTGCAgtatgcttgcattgatgcTTATGCTTCTTACAAGATTGGTCACTATCTTCTCATCAATGGTGCTGGAGCttga
- the LOC140887014 gene encoding argininosuccinate synthase, chloroplastic isoform X1 has translation MAQLHGISSCSSANLVFHGPKRGFCRLYDVVQFPRKMATELEVGVKSSEFNGTAVVQARSNSGFTCSNHAIRAVLAIDKETLVSGNMDGKTQRKKLNKVVLAYSGGLDTSVIVPWLRENYGCEVVCFTADVGQGIQELEGLEQKAKASGACQLVVKDLKEEFVRDFIFPCLRAGAIYERKYLLGTSMARPVIAKAMVDVAKEVGADAVSHGCTGKGNDQVRFELTFFALNPELSVVAPWREWEIKGREDAIEYAVKHNVPVSVTKKSIYSRDRNLWHLSHEGDILEDPANEPMEDMYMMTQDPKTAPDQPEYVNIGMVEGLPVSINGKKLSPASLLSELNEIGGKHGIGRVDMVENRLVGMKSRGVYETPGGTILFTAARELESLTLDRETMQTKDFLALKYAELVYAGRWFDPLRESIDAFMKEITKTSSGSVTLKLYKGSVSVTGRESPNSLYRQDISSFESGEIYNQADAAGFIRLYGLPMRVRAMLDKNI, from the exons ATGGCTCAGTTACATGGAATTTCTTCGTGTTCTTCTGCTAATCTAGTATTTCATGGTCCTAAAAGAGGTTTTT GTCGCCTGTACGATGTTGTTCAATTCCCAAGAAAGATGGCCACCGAATTAGAG GTAGGAGTAAAATCCAGTGAGTTTAATGGTACTGCAGTTGTCCAGGCCAGATCTAACTCTGGTTTCACTTGTAGCAATCATG CTATCCGAGCCGTTTTGGCTATTGACAAAGAGACTCTGGTTTCTGGCAATATGGATGGAAAAACTCAGCGTAAAAAGTTGAACAAAGTTGTCTTGGCCTATAGTGGTGGTTTAGATACCTCTGTAATTGTACCTTGGCTTAG GGAAAATTATGGCTGCGAAGTTGTTTGCTTCACTGCAGATGTTGGCCAA GGCATTCAAGAATTAGAAGGTTTGGAACAAAAGGCCAAGGCTAGTGGAGCATGTCAACTAGTGGTGAAGGATCTGAAAGAGGAATTTGTGagagattttatttttcctTGCTTGCGAGCTGGTGCTATCTATGAGAGAAAGTACTTACTTGGGACTTCAATGGCCCGACCTGTTATTGCTAAG GCCATGGTTGATGTGGCCAAAGAAGTTGGAGCTGATGCTGTTTCTCATGGATGTACAGGGAAAGGAAATGACCAG GTCCGGTTTGAGCTCACTTTCTTTGCTCTGAATCCTGAACTAAGTGTTGTTGCTCCTTGGAGGGAATGGGAAATAAAGGGAAGAGAAGATGCAATTGAATATGCTGTAAAGCATAATGTTCCTGTTTCAGTGACTAAGAAATCCATCTACAGCAGAGATAGGAACCTATGGCACCTCAGCCATGAG GGGGATATCTTGGAAGACCCTGCAAATGAGCCTATGGAGGACATGTACATGATGACTCAGGACCCCAAAACGGCCCCGGATCAACCTGA GTATGTGAATATTGGTATGGTCGAGGGTCTCCCGGTTTCGATCAATGGGAAGAAACTATCTCCTGCTTCTCTTCTCTCAGAGCTAAATGAAATTGGTGGGAAGCATGGGATTGGCCGTGTGGATATGGTTGAAAATCGTCTTGTGGGAATGAAGAGCCGTGGGGTGTATGAAACTCCTGGTGGAACAATCCTCTTCACAGCTGCGAGAGAACTCGAGTCTCTGACACTTGATCGGGAAACCATGCAGACAAAGGATTTTCTTGCCCTGAAGTATGCCGAGTTAGTTTATGCCGGCAGATGGTTTGATCCACTTCGCGAGTCAATTGACGCTTTCATGAAAGAAATCACGAAAACTAGCAGTGGATCAGTTACTCTCAAGCTTTACAAAGGATCTGTGAGTGTAACTGGCAGGGAAAGTCCCAACAGTCTCTACAGACAAGACATCTCCTCATTCGAGAGCGGGGAGATCTACAATCAAGCTGATGCTGCTGGCTTCATACGTCTCTATGGATTGCCGATGAGGGTCCGCGCGATGCTTGACAAGAACATCTAA
- the LOC140887014 gene encoding argininosuccinate synthase, chloroplastic isoform X2 yields MAQLHGISSCSSANLVFHGPKRGRLYDVVQFPRKMATELEVGVKSSEFNGTAVVQARSNSGFTCSNHAIRAVLAIDKETLVSGNMDGKTQRKKLNKVVLAYSGGLDTSVIVPWLRENYGCEVVCFTADVGQGIQELEGLEQKAKASGACQLVVKDLKEEFVRDFIFPCLRAGAIYERKYLLGTSMARPVIAKAMVDVAKEVGADAVSHGCTGKGNDQVRFELTFFALNPELSVVAPWREWEIKGREDAIEYAVKHNVPVSVTKKSIYSRDRNLWHLSHEGDILEDPANEPMEDMYMMTQDPKTAPDQPEYVNIGMVEGLPVSINGKKLSPASLLSELNEIGGKHGIGRVDMVENRLVGMKSRGVYETPGGTILFTAARELESLTLDRETMQTKDFLALKYAELVYAGRWFDPLRESIDAFMKEITKTSSGSVTLKLYKGSVSVTGRESPNSLYRQDISSFESGEIYNQADAAGFIRLYGLPMRVRAMLDKNI; encoded by the exons ATGGCTCAGTTACATGGAATTTCTTCGTGTTCTTCTGCTAATCTAGTATTTCATGGTCCTAAAAGAG GTCGCCTGTACGATGTTGTTCAATTCCCAAGAAAGATGGCCACCGAATTAGAG GTAGGAGTAAAATCCAGTGAGTTTAATGGTACTGCAGTTGTCCAGGCCAGATCTAACTCTGGTTTCACTTGTAGCAATCATG CTATCCGAGCCGTTTTGGCTATTGACAAAGAGACTCTGGTTTCTGGCAATATGGATGGAAAAACTCAGCGTAAAAAGTTGAACAAAGTTGTCTTGGCCTATAGTGGTGGTTTAGATACCTCTGTAATTGTACCTTGGCTTAG GGAAAATTATGGCTGCGAAGTTGTTTGCTTCACTGCAGATGTTGGCCAA GGCATTCAAGAATTAGAAGGTTTGGAACAAAAGGCCAAGGCTAGTGGAGCATGTCAACTAGTGGTGAAGGATCTGAAAGAGGAATTTGTGagagattttatttttcctTGCTTGCGAGCTGGTGCTATCTATGAGAGAAAGTACTTACTTGGGACTTCAATGGCCCGACCTGTTATTGCTAAG GCCATGGTTGATGTGGCCAAAGAAGTTGGAGCTGATGCTGTTTCTCATGGATGTACAGGGAAAGGAAATGACCAG GTCCGGTTTGAGCTCACTTTCTTTGCTCTGAATCCTGAACTAAGTGTTGTTGCTCCTTGGAGGGAATGGGAAATAAAGGGAAGAGAAGATGCAATTGAATATGCTGTAAAGCATAATGTTCCTGTTTCAGTGACTAAGAAATCCATCTACAGCAGAGATAGGAACCTATGGCACCTCAGCCATGAG GGGGATATCTTGGAAGACCCTGCAAATGAGCCTATGGAGGACATGTACATGATGACTCAGGACCCCAAAACGGCCCCGGATCAACCTGA GTATGTGAATATTGGTATGGTCGAGGGTCTCCCGGTTTCGATCAATGGGAAGAAACTATCTCCTGCTTCTCTTCTCTCAGAGCTAAATGAAATTGGTGGGAAGCATGGGATTGGCCGTGTGGATATGGTTGAAAATCGTCTTGTGGGAATGAAGAGCCGTGGGGTGTATGAAACTCCTGGTGGAACAATCCTCTTCACAGCTGCGAGAGAACTCGAGTCTCTGACACTTGATCGGGAAACCATGCAGACAAAGGATTTTCTTGCCCTGAAGTATGCCGAGTTAGTTTATGCCGGCAGATGGTTTGATCCACTTCGCGAGTCAATTGACGCTTTCATGAAAGAAATCACGAAAACTAGCAGTGGATCAGTTACTCTCAAGCTTTACAAAGGATCTGTGAGTGTAACTGGCAGGGAAAGTCCCAACAGTCTCTACAGACAAGACATCTCCTCATTCGAGAGCGGGGAGATCTACAATCAAGCTGATGCTGCTGGCTTCATACGTCTCTATGGATTGCCGATGAGGGTCCGCGCGATGCTTGACAAGAACATCTAA
- the LOC140887014 gene encoding argininosuccinate synthase, chloroplastic isoform X3 — MDGKTQRKKLNKVVLAYSGGLDTSVIVPWLRENYGCEVVCFTADVGQGIQELEGLEQKAKASGACQLVVKDLKEEFVRDFIFPCLRAGAIYERKYLLGTSMARPVIAKAMVDVAKEVGADAVSHGCTGKGNDQVRFELTFFALNPELSVVAPWREWEIKGREDAIEYAVKHNVPVSVTKKSIYSRDRNLWHLSHEGDILEDPANEPMEDMYMMTQDPKTAPDQPEYVNIGMVEGLPVSINGKKLSPASLLSELNEIGGKHGIGRVDMVENRLVGMKSRGVYETPGGTILFTAARELESLTLDRETMQTKDFLALKYAELVYAGRWFDPLRESIDAFMKEITKTSSGSVTLKLYKGSVSVTGRESPNSLYRQDISSFESGEIYNQADAAGFIRLYGLPMRVRAMLDKNI; from the exons ATGGATGGAAAAACTCAGCGTAAAAAGTTGAACAAAGTTGTCTTGGCCTATAGTGGTGGTTTAGATACCTCTGTAATTGTACCTTGGCTTAG GGAAAATTATGGCTGCGAAGTTGTTTGCTTCACTGCAGATGTTGGCCAA GGCATTCAAGAATTAGAAGGTTTGGAACAAAAGGCCAAGGCTAGTGGAGCATGTCAACTAGTGGTGAAGGATCTGAAAGAGGAATTTGTGagagattttatttttcctTGCTTGCGAGCTGGTGCTATCTATGAGAGAAAGTACTTACTTGGGACTTCAATGGCCCGACCTGTTATTGCTAAG GCCATGGTTGATGTGGCCAAAGAAGTTGGAGCTGATGCTGTTTCTCATGGATGTACAGGGAAAGGAAATGACCAG GTCCGGTTTGAGCTCACTTTCTTTGCTCTGAATCCTGAACTAAGTGTTGTTGCTCCTTGGAGGGAATGGGAAATAAAGGGAAGAGAAGATGCAATTGAATATGCTGTAAAGCATAATGTTCCTGTTTCAGTGACTAAGAAATCCATCTACAGCAGAGATAGGAACCTATGGCACCTCAGCCATGAG GGGGATATCTTGGAAGACCCTGCAAATGAGCCTATGGAGGACATGTACATGATGACTCAGGACCCCAAAACGGCCCCGGATCAACCTGA GTATGTGAATATTGGTATGGTCGAGGGTCTCCCGGTTTCGATCAATGGGAAGAAACTATCTCCTGCTTCTCTTCTCTCAGAGCTAAATGAAATTGGTGGGAAGCATGGGATTGGCCGTGTGGATATGGTTGAAAATCGTCTTGTGGGAATGAAGAGCCGTGGGGTGTATGAAACTCCTGGTGGAACAATCCTCTTCACAGCTGCGAGAGAACTCGAGTCTCTGACACTTGATCGGGAAACCATGCAGACAAAGGATTTTCTTGCCCTGAAGTATGCCGAGTTAGTTTATGCCGGCAGATGGTTTGATCCACTTCGCGAGTCAATTGACGCTTTCATGAAAGAAATCACGAAAACTAGCAGTGGATCAGTTACTCTCAAGCTTTACAAAGGATCTGTGAGTGTAACTGGCAGGGAAAGTCCCAACAGTCTCTACAGACAAGACATCTCCTCATTCGAGAGCGGGGAGATCTACAATCAAGCTGATGCTGCTGGCTTCATACGTCTCTATGGATTGCCGATGAGGGTCCGCGCGATGCTTGACAAGAACATCTAA
- the LOC140887919 gene encoding protein LOW PSII ACCUMULATION 1, chloroplastic, with the protein EPQDITTCGVFAVETTTVDFLSRCSVAQPAIAAAVRLSTLVTASPSCNPGNKCLGFSGQFTANVFSPAVASVNSTLCRRSRVICSASNGSSSSEISSTTRIHGEVLSLFRSLRMFFYLAFVASGSLGGFIAITQLIGALANSSRAAEVPEILKGIGIDFGTVSVFEFLYYQENNAKNAKLARLSREENLSNLKLRIDEKKILSLSSFRGVARLVILAGSASFIEESFKLSEPFTESLLERGVLLVPCASDETLPKFEFQETEETKEITAKRKRLWQLSPVLATEWATWLDEQKKLANVSPESSVYLSLRMDGRVRGSGVGYPPWNAFIAQLPPVKGIWSGLLDGMDGRVL; encoded by the exons GAGCCTCAAGATATAACAACATGTGGTGTTTTCGCAGTTGAAACAACTACCGTCGACTTTCTCAGCCGTTGCTCGGTGGCTCAACCAGCCATAGCCGCCGCGGTGCGGCTATCCACTCTTGTTACTGCATCTCCCAGCTGCAATCCCGGTAACAAGTGCCTCGGATTTTCTGGCCAATTCACGGCAAATGTGTTCAGCCCAGCCGTCGCCTCTGTTAACTCCACGCTATGCCGTAGAAGTCGAGTCATCTGCTCTGCATCTAATGGATCCTCTTCTTCAGAGATTAG CTCCACGACTAGAATACACGGTGAGGTTCTTTCTCTTTTTCGCTCTCTTCGAATGTTCTTTTATCTTGCTTTTGTGGCAAGTGGTTCTCTTGGAGGATTTATAGCCATCACACAACTCATTGGCGCCTTGGCTAATTCATCCAGAGCAGCTGAGGTTCCTGAGATCCTCAAGGGTATTGGCATAGATTTTGGTACTGTATCTGTTTTTGAGTTTCTTTATTACCAGGAGAATAATGCTAAAAACGCTAAGTTAGCTAGACTATCGAGGGAGGAGAATCTCTCAAATCTTAAGCTTCGGATAGATGAGAAGAAAATTCTTTCGCTCAGCTCATTTCGGGGAGTAGCTCGTCTTGTCATCTTAGCTGGCTCTGCATCTTTCATTGAAGAGTCCTTCAAACTTAGTGAACCTTTCACCGAGTCTCTTCTCGAGAGAGGAGTGCTCCTTGTCCCTTGTGCTTCTGATGAAACTTTGCCTAAGTTTGAGTTTCAAGAAACAGAAGAAACAAAGGAAATCACCGCCAAAAGAAAACGGCTATGGCAGCTGTCTCCTGTTCTTGCAACTGAATGGGCAAC GTGGTTAGATGAACAAAAGAAACTGGCCAATGTCTCCCCTGAATCTTCAGT GTATTTGTCTCTCCGAATGGATGGTCGAGTTCGAGGCAGTGGAGTTGGTTATCCACCGTGGAATGCTTTCATCGCGCAATTACCACCAGTGAAAGGGATATGGTCCGGTCTTCTCGATGGCATGGATGGAAGAGTTTTGTGA